The window GTCAGGAAGGCCCTGCTTGAGGTAATTTTGCTAGGCTGGAATAAACTATTTCAAGAAATCACTTTGTGCCTTCAGCTGACACACAACAATATGAATACTTCAATAGCtgtataaaagtatattttaatacactAAGCGCATTGCTTAATATGGGATGTATACAATTCCTACATTTTCAATATTGTCTGTTGTTTAATTTTAATACCtgatattatatgatattaaaAGGgtagttttaatatttcaaaaatatatttattcaacATCACTAGCAGACTTTTTGGTCAGTATTTTGATCCAAGGCCAATGAATACATTTATGCTGATGTAATGTGGTATTAGATTAATTGGCAATGACCAAAATTCCTTGATTTAGAGTGTACAGATGCTGGAGGGTAAATATCAATAATTAATTTGCATTATATACATAAATAGGTACAGTAAAGAAATTGCACAGAAAATTATTCTcttaaatttttttattactCTTCTGTGTTGGTATGGTGTCTataattcacattttttatatttatgtgtcATTGTGACCAGTACAAACcactgtttaaaaatatatgatcGAGCTTGAATAAATGTGGTATGTTAACTCTTCCAGCTTTTTTTTCCCAATAGATAAAAGATGCTACATCACTGAATGAACTCCGGGAACTTACAGAAAAGCACTCCAGCATGCTTCAGACAGCAGGCTGCTATAGATTCATGATGAATCTGGAGGATAAGAAAAGAATAGTTGATGAATATATGCAGTGGTATTTTATCTACCGAAACCAGTTTTCAATCCAGAGGTATATTCTCTACTGTATTTTTAACTGATATTGTTTTTATTCTCAATATGTGGACACGTAACCTTATGTAAACCTAATATAATTTCTAATATAAAGTTTAGTAgtgtttttcttaaaataagtgttttaaatgaaatatttctcTAATTAATTTAAGTAACAAGTGTCATGTCATTTCTTACTTTTGAAATGTATCTTTCAGTAGTTGTTATTCAccttttgactgaaaatgatgCAATTACAGCCACTGTCACCTGATATATTTTGTAGATTCAGGGATGGACTAGCAACATTGGATTTTTTCAACGCTTTGGAACAGCATCCTTCACTTTTCTTCTCATTCATGTGCTACACTGAGACCAAGCTCACAGCTGATGCTGTGGAAAAAATCTTCCATGTGCAGTTGAGTCAACCTGGAAGCAATGACCGCAATGAAGAGGCCAGGGTACTGAGCTACTGGCGAGATTATCTGCTTTATGTGGAAGGTATTATCTATGATTAAGATAAAAAAGGTACAGAATTATCTCTGCATCAAAAAGTGAGATATAACAAGACATTTATGTCAGCATAAAAACCCCTCAATTAGAATGTTTCCCAAAATAATCAATTGTTGTACCATCTGTGGTTTAGCAGAAATAGCAATTCTGTGTTATGTGCTCAAACCCTTTTAGTTTATGGGTTGATCATTACATTGATTTGAAGGAAGCAACCAGAAAGAAACAATTGCcacaattaattaaaaaacttaAAATCTAATATTTTTTGTCCTGCAGAAAAAGAAGCTAGTCCAACTTTGAAGGATGTCCTTATGTTTGGAACAGGGTTAAAGGAAGTTCCTGCTGGAGAAATACAGCCACAGCCACAGTTAGTTTTTCAGAAGACCTCACGCTTTCCTGTGGCAAATGTGTGTGCTAACACAATTAAAATCCCAGTCTTACAGAGTTACGAGGAGTTTCAAGAAGCCATGGATTACGGCATCCAAAACTCCCCTGGGTTTGGGCTTCCTTAATGTAGCACTTCCTTATGAAGTAGCACTCAGGTTAATGTTTATGCGATTTAAGATGGTAGGCtaatataataattacacaGTAACGTTTTTGGTAACCATGTAGGTTTTATTTTGATAAGTGATTCTTTTTGGAAAGTTAATACTGTTCTTGTTCTTAGACACAAAACGTCAAGATTGTTAAACTCATCTGTTTATTAAcctgtttgtaaaaaaataataataaactactTTGAAATGTATGAATTTGGTTTTTAGTCCTTTGGGCATTCACAGAACTCCCGCATTGACTGTTCCTTTTAAAAACCACATCAAGCCTACCCAGTAGATTACAAAATGACTTATTGTTTAAAGGAAGGGGAAACACATGCATGATAACCAATACTAGTTTTGCAGAATCAGAAACTGATTATTTTAAAGTCCACACATACTTTTTAAGATTATGTAATTCTCAACAGCATCTGTCCAGTTGACTGGTGGAACCAACCCACCCAGTCTCTGTGAATTCTTAAAATCAAGATGGAGATTATCATCACCACACAGGCTGCGCTGCGCTGGCAAAATGTTCTCAAACTCTCTTAGGACTTCCTCGGACACTGGGAATCCACACTCCCTTGCATTAAACCTAAGGCCAGTAAGAAATCAAAACATTGAGTTAACTTacaatttttcacatttaaaccTCCAAAGGTAGAGGAATATAATCAGCCAAAGGTTGACTAAGTGGCCTTCAATGTTGACAACAtctgttttataaatattgtcattgttgtgaccctgcctgtgaaaaaaGTGTGTGATTTAcggttttctacataaaatcataccaaagaacattatgtg of the Triplophysa rosa unplaced genomic scaffold, Trosa_1v2 scaffold442, whole genome shotgun sequence genome contains:
- the LOC130550836 gene encoding G2/M phase-specific E3 ubiquitin-protein ligase-like isoform X2, encoding MSTSVTACNSLTPSTSVTPSTSGFYNTYTNIYAPVIIDSSSSDLEDEEKPQEKDCDGQDGLTAGDIVSNLAHHLNRTSCNRFNINRANVWDGAFRGFRRSSFDPTCSMMVKFTDDIGAMEEALDTGGPTREFLTLLMDAIKTRRVFEGKDNAKYLSFNSKAAEDNEYFHIGRMIAVSIVHGGPGLCCLSPNFFLNLIGKEKKIEAPIEDMPDDEVRKALLEIKDATSLNELRELTEKHSSMLQTAGCYRFMMNLEDKKRIVDEYMQWYFIYRNQFSIQRFRDGLATLDFFNALEQHPSLFFSFMCYTETKLTADAVEKIFHVQLSQPGSNDRNEEARVLSYWRDYLLYVEEKEASPTLKDVLMFGTGLKEVPAGEIQPQPQLVFQKTSRFPVANVCANTIKIPVLQSYEEFQEAMDYGIQNSPGFGLP